A single window of Pseudarthrobacter defluvii DNA harbors:
- a CDS encoding DMT family transporter, with protein MSWIILILSGALEAVWAAALHRAAQVSGRRRLAPAALFLAAVAASTGGLAVAMQTIPTGTAYAVWVGVGVVLTSAYAMATRVERPTAARLLLLSGIAACVVGLKVVA; from the coding sequence ATGTCGTGGATCATCCTCATTCTCTCCGGCGCGCTTGAGGCCGTTTGGGCAGCAGCGCTGCACCGGGCCGCCCAGGTTTCCGGGCGCCGCCGCCTCGCCCCCGCCGCCCTGTTCCTCGCGGCCGTCGCTGCGAGCACCGGCGGCCTTGCCGTGGCCATGCAGACCATACCAACCGGCACCGCCTACGCCGTGTGGGTGGGTGTGGGCGTGGTCCTCACCTCCGCCTATGCCATGGCCACCAGGGTGGAACGCCCGACGGCGGCGCGCCTGCTGCTGCTGTCCGGCATCGCCGCGTGCGTGGTCGGCCTGAAGGTGGTGGCGTGA
- a CDS encoding putative quinol monooxygenase produces MPAIVHFEVRFNPDYRADAAKYLSETLAATRAWPGNLGIEALVDDADPCHFLVVETWATTQDHDDYAAWRQTPEGKSALHEVLAGPPSKQVYSETLPLDLQPSLD; encoded by the coding sequence ATGCCTGCCATCGTCCACTTCGAAGTCCGGTTCAACCCCGACTACCGCGCTGACGCCGCCAAGTACCTGTCCGAAACCCTTGCCGCCACCCGTGCCTGGCCCGGCAACCTGGGCATCGAAGCACTGGTGGACGACGCCGATCCCTGCCACTTCCTGGTGGTGGAGACCTGGGCCACCACCCAGGACCATGACGACTACGCAGCGTGGCGTCAGACGCCGGAGGGCAAGAGCGCGCTGCACGAGGTACTTGCAGGGCCGCCGTCCAAGCAGGTCTATTCGGAAACGCTGCCGCTCGACCTGCAGCCGTCCCTGGACTGA
- a CDS encoding DUF4031 domain-containing protein, producing the protein MAIYIDPPLWPAHGTHFSHLVSDASLDELHAFAADAGIPERAFDGDHYDVPERRFDELVAAGAVSVEARVLVRKLIGSGLRIPARRRNKALKVPLLNRWEAIMPGRDALFLDLLDRWSEPQRHYHGCTHLLSVLEALDLLTEPEEAPRTVLLAAWFHDAVYRGSAGQDEEESARLAEERLTHAGLPEAEVAETARLVRLTSDHRPEPGDDDGALLCDADLSILGGEPEEYARYVAAVRKDYAHIGDADFAAGRAAVVRQLLELDPLFHHQRARDLWLDAAHRNLESELT; encoded by the coding sequence ATGGCCATCTACATCGACCCGCCGCTCTGGCCTGCCCACGGAACCCACTTTTCCCATCTGGTCTCGGATGCTTCTCTGGACGAGCTGCATGCCTTCGCGGCTGACGCCGGGATCCCGGAGCGGGCGTTCGACGGCGACCACTACGACGTACCGGAACGGCGCTTCGACGAGCTGGTGGCAGCCGGCGCGGTGTCAGTGGAAGCCAGGGTGCTGGTCCGCAAACTCATTGGAAGCGGACTCCGGATCCCGGCACGCCGGCGGAACAAGGCACTGAAAGTCCCGCTGCTGAACCGCTGGGAGGCCATCATGCCCGGCCGCGACGCACTGTTCCTGGATCTGCTGGACCGGTGGAGCGAACCGCAGCGGCATTACCACGGCTGCACCCACCTGCTCTCCGTACTGGAGGCGCTCGACCTGCTCACCGAGCCGGAAGAGGCGCCACGCACCGTGCTGCTGGCGGCCTGGTTCCACGACGCCGTGTACCGGGGCAGCGCCGGCCAGGATGAGGAGGAATCCGCGCGGCTCGCCGAGGAACGCCTTACCCACGCCGGCCTGCCCGAGGCAGAGGTGGCGGAAACGGCGCGGCTGGTCCGGCTGACCTCGGACCACCGGCCGGAACCGGGCGACGACGACGGCGCCCTCCTCTGCGACGCCGACCTTTCCATCCTCGGCGGCGAACCGGAGGAGTACGCCCGCTACGTGGCCGCCGTCCGGAAAGATTACGCGCACATCGGCGACGCCGACTTCGCAGCCGGCAGGGCCGCCGTCGTGCGCCAACTGCTGGAACTGGACCCGCTTTTCCACCACCAGCGCGCCCGGGACCTGTGGCTGGACGCCGCACACCGCAACCTGGAAAGCGAGCTGACGTGA
- a CDS encoding HutD/Ves family protein yields the protein MQIIRFAELRAEPWRNGGGVTREIARQGSEDGGFDWRVSIADVAKAGDFSAFLGMERVLTVIDGELLLLTVDGAEHPLEKYRPYRFDGGAATTAKLPTGDIRDLNVITRTAAYRGYTSIIELSKKRAHPVFEGQFGVLLQGQAKASQGGGEPVVLGRYDAVMGSDADSPEILGRGFLAVVSIDPMDPAA from the coding sequence ATGCAGATCATCCGCTTCGCAGAGCTTAGGGCCGAACCATGGCGCAACGGCGGCGGGGTGACCAGGGAAATCGCACGCCAGGGCTCGGAAGACGGCGGCTTTGATTGGCGGGTCAGCATCGCGGACGTGGCCAAGGCAGGGGACTTTTCGGCGTTCCTCGGCATGGAGCGCGTCCTGACCGTGATCGACGGGGAGCTGCTGCTGCTCACCGTAGACGGCGCCGAGCACCCCCTGGAGAAATACCGCCCGTACAGGTTCGACGGCGGCGCGGCCACAACGGCCAAGCTGCCCACCGGGGACATCCGGGACCTGAACGTCATTACCCGCACGGCTGCCTACAGGGGTTACACCTCCATCATCGAGCTGTCCAAAAAGCGCGCCCACCCCGTGTTTGAGGGGCAGTTCGGCGTCCTGCTGCAGGGGCAGGCGAAAGCAAGCCAGGGCGGCGGGGAGCCGGTGGTGCTGGGCCGCTATGACGCCGTGATGGGCTCCGACGCCGACTCCCCGGAGATTCTGGGCCGCGGCTTCCTGGCAGTGGTGTCCATCGACCCGATGGATCCTGCGGCCTAA
- a CDS encoding nucleoside/nucleotide kinase family protein yields MDSPEIAQAVDALRRRMVPGTRTILGIAGAPGSGKSTFAAWLQEQFSPESSVVVPMDGFHLGNAIIEGTPLRERKGAIDTFDGGGYLSLLRRLVRRDEAVVYAPEFRRTIDEPVAASIAVPADIPLVITEGNYLLADLEPWKEVRAQLDEVWFLETPPELRLQRLVDRHVSFGMERAAALAWATGPDEANARLIQATRPAADRVIPWL; encoded by the coding sequence ATGGACTCCCCCGAGATCGCCCAGGCCGTCGACGCGCTGCGGCGCAGAATGGTTCCAGGCACGCGGACCATCCTGGGCATTGCCGGGGCGCCGGGGTCCGGCAAGTCCACCTTCGCCGCCTGGCTGCAGGAGCAGTTCAGCCCGGAAAGCTCCGTTGTGGTGCCGATGGACGGCTTCCACCTGGGCAACGCGATCATTGAGGGAACGCCGCTCAGGGAGCGGAAAGGGGCCATCGACACGTTCGACGGCGGCGGGTACCTTTCGCTGCTGCGCCGCCTGGTGCGGCGGGACGAGGCAGTGGTGTACGCGCCGGAGTTCCGCCGCACCATTGATGAGCCCGTAGCCGCCTCCATTGCCGTCCCCGCCGACATCCCGCTGGTGATCACCGAAGGCAACTACCTGCTGGCGGACCTGGAGCCCTGGAAAGAGGTGCGGGCCCAGCTGGACGAGGTGTGGTTCCTGGAGACCCCGCCCGAACTCCGGCTGCAGCGGCTGGTGGACCGGCACGTGTCGTTCGGAATGGAGCGGGCGGCCGCCCTTGCCTGGGCCACCGGGCCCGACGAAGCCAATGCCCGGCTGATCCAGGCCACCCGCCCGGCCGCCGACCGCGTCATACCCTGGCTGTAA
- a CDS encoding aldo/keto reductase, with translation MANVPTNPVNPVPLGDGLAVSPLGFGGMALTPVYGEVDPAEALRTLHHAVDAGVSFIDTADIYGGGSNEELISQLLKDRRDEVQLATKFALVGTPTDGYTDIRGDAEYVHQAVERSLQRLGTDVIDLYYMHRRDVRVPIEETVGAMAELVKQGKVRHLGLSEVTAQELRDASAIHPIAAVQSEWSIWSRDVERNVVPAGAALGVGFVPYSPLGRGFLTGTVDTSSLGAKDFRRSIPRFAPDAASANQAVVDAVRSVADQLQATPAQVALAWLLAQGKRLGLPVVPIPGTRKAARIDENLGALSLDLTPAHLEVLDSASDAVVGSRSADPKWVSEGRE, from the coding sequence ATGGCTAACGTCCCCACCAATCCCGTCAACCCTGTCCCGCTCGGCGACGGCCTGGCCGTCAGCCCCCTCGGCTTCGGCGGCATGGCCCTCACCCCGGTGTACGGCGAGGTGGACCCCGCCGAGGCGCTGCGGACGCTGCACCACGCCGTCGACGCCGGCGTCAGTTTCATCGACACCGCGGACATCTATGGCGGCGGCAGCAATGAAGAACTCATATCCCAGCTGCTCAAGGACCGGCGGGACGAGGTCCAGCTCGCCACCAAGTTCGCCCTGGTGGGCACACCCACTGACGGCTACACGGACATCCGCGGTGATGCTGAATACGTGCACCAGGCCGTGGAGCGGAGCCTGCAGCGGCTGGGCACGGACGTGATCGACCTTTACTACATGCACCGCCGGGACGTGCGTGTCCCCATCGAGGAGACCGTGGGCGCCATGGCCGAGCTGGTGAAGCAGGGCAAGGTCAGGCACCTGGGCCTGTCCGAAGTGACGGCACAGGAACTGCGGGATGCGTCGGCAATCCACCCCATCGCCGCGGTCCAAAGCGAGTGGTCCATCTGGAGCCGCGACGTGGAACGCAACGTGGTTCCCGCCGGAGCCGCCCTGGGCGTCGGCTTCGTCCCCTACTCTCCCCTGGGCCGCGGCTTCCTTACCGGAACCGTTGATACCTCGAGCCTGGGTGCCAAGGACTTCCGCCGGAGCATCCCACGCTTCGCCCCCGATGCAGCAAGCGCCAACCAGGCGGTGGTGGACGCAGTGCGCTCCGTGGCAGACCAGCTGCAGGCCACGCCCGCGCAGGTGGCCCTGGCATGGCTGCTGGCACAAGGCAAGCGGCTGGGCCTGCCGGTGGTCCCGATCCCCGGTACCCGCAAAGCCGCACGTATCGACGAAAACCTCGGTGCGCTGTCCCTGGACCTCACCCCGGCGCACCTGGAGGTGCTGGACTCGGCCTCGGACGCCGTCGTCGGCTCCCGTTCCGCGGACCCCAAGTGGGTGTCCGAGGGCCGGGAATAG
- a CDS encoding DMT family transporter, whose translation MLQRTLPWLVLLASAVLEAVWATALGLSEGFGKPLPTVVFAVTATLSMLGLGMAIRSIPLGTAYAIWVGIGAALTVSWAMATGVEPFSVVKLLFIAGIVGCAAGLKALPAKDAAHGKDTPAEPARQ comes from the coding sequence ATGCTGCAGCGCACCCTTCCGTGGCTGGTGCTTCTGGCGTCGGCCGTCCTCGAGGCAGTCTGGGCGACGGCCCTTGGCCTGTCCGAAGGCTTCGGCAAGCCCCTGCCCACCGTGGTCTTCGCTGTCACTGCGACCCTGAGCATGCTGGGCCTGGGCATGGCGATCCGCAGCATTCCGCTGGGCACCGCCTACGCCATCTGGGTGGGCATCGGCGCGGCACTGACGGTCAGCTGGGCGATGGCCACCGGGGTGGAACCGTTCAGTGTGGTGAAGCTGCTGTTCATCGCCGGCATCGTGGGCTGCGCCGCCGGCCTGAAGGCACTGCCGGCAAAGGACGCGGCGCATGGAAAGGACACACCCGCAGAGCCGGCCCGGCAGTGA
- a CDS encoding YccF domain-containing protein, translated as MKTLLNIIWLVFGGLWLALGYFLAGVVCCLLIVTIPWGIASFRIAAYTLWPFGRMVVDKPGGTGVFSLLGNVIWLVVAGIWIAIGHVVTAFAMAMTIVGIPLAIANLKLIPVSLMPLGKQIVPTSTPFVSSYTVRTYR; from the coding sequence ATGAAGACACTTCTGAACATCATTTGGCTGGTTTTCGGCGGCCTGTGGCTGGCCCTGGGCTATTTCCTCGCCGGCGTGGTCTGCTGCCTGCTGATCGTCACCATCCCGTGGGGCATTGCCTCGTTCCGGATCGCCGCCTACACCCTGTGGCCCTTTGGCCGGATGGTGGTGGACAAGCCCGGCGGCACCGGTGTCTTCTCCCTGCTGGGCAACGTGATCTGGCTGGTGGTGGCCGGAATCTGGATCGCGATCGGGCACGTGGTTACGGCGTTCGCCATGGCCATGACCATCGTCGGAATTCCGCTGGCCATCGCCAACCTGAAGCTCATCCCGGTGTCCCTGATGCCGCTGGGCAAGCAGATCGTGCCCACCAGTACGCCCTTTGTGAGCAGCTATACCGTCAGGACGTACCGCTAG
- a CDS encoding 2-phosphosulfolactate phosphatase has product MNGPGSSPRHAYSANAAHRQLPFAVRLDWGLAGALTVAPGADIAMVVDVLSFTTCVSVALDRGIEVFPYRWQDTSAEDFAAHHQAQLAGPRSGGGLSLSPASLRSAGLPERVVLPSPNGSELCHALAGEVPLVAAVCLRNAAATADWVSANLPEDAVVALVAAGERWPDGTLRPAVEDQIGAGAFIAGLAAAGKGGYEAGDGRHGYAPEAVAAMAVYESAEPRLREMLQQCSSGRELSGAGYAGDVDIAAELDQSDSVAILRDGAFRPL; this is encoded by the coding sequence GTGAACGGGCCCGGCTCCAGCCCACGACACGCCTACTCCGCCAACGCGGCCCACCGGCAGCTCCCGTTCGCGGTAAGGCTGGACTGGGGGCTCGCCGGGGCCCTGACGGTGGCACCCGGGGCGGACATCGCGATGGTGGTGGACGTGCTGTCCTTCACCACCTGCGTCAGCGTGGCACTGGACCGTGGCATCGAGGTGTTCCCCTACCGGTGGCAAGACACCAGCGCCGAGGACTTCGCGGCCCACCACCAGGCACAGTTGGCCGGCCCCCGCAGCGGCGGTGGCCTCAGCCTGTCCCCCGCAAGCCTCCGCAGTGCGGGATTGCCGGAACGGGTGGTCCTGCCGTCCCCCAACGGTTCTGAGCTGTGCCACGCGCTGGCAGGGGAAGTGCCCCTGGTGGCCGCAGTTTGCCTGCGGAACGCGGCGGCCACGGCGGACTGGGTTTCCGCCAACCTCCCGGAGGACGCGGTGGTGGCCTTGGTTGCGGCCGGTGAACGCTGGCCGGACGGCACCCTCCGGCCTGCCGTGGAGGACCAGATCGGGGCCGGTGCGTTCATCGCCGGGCTGGCAGCTGCCGGCAAGGGCGGCTATGAGGCCGGGGACGGCAGGCACGGGTATGCACCGGAGGCCGTGGCGGCCATGGCTGTGTATGAATCGGCCGAGCCGCGCCTGCGGGAAATGCTGCAGCAGTGCTCCAGCGGCCGGGAACTGTCCGGGGCGGGCTACGCGGGGGACGTGGACATCGCCGCTGAGCTGGATCAGAGCGACTCGGTGGCGATCCTGCGCGACGGGGCCTTCCGGCCGCTTTGA
- a CDS encoding phosphoribosylanthranilate isomerase, with amino-acid sequence MFVKVCGLSTPESVREAVDAGADAVGFVLTASPRVVTPSQAASLLAGVPERVTPIGVFRDEPVADAIAIARAAGLEWIQLHGARSRADVATVHDAGMKLVRAITLDAGPDELEDWGEDMLLIDAAVPGSGESWDYASVAALPVLQGRSWLLAGGLEPANVGQASTAAHAWGVDVSSGVEASRGVKDLAKVRAFVQAAKAAATV; translated from the coding sequence ATGTTCGTCAAAGTGTGTGGTCTCAGCACGCCCGAATCGGTCCGCGAAGCAGTGGACGCCGGCGCTGACGCTGTGGGGTTCGTTCTCACCGCCAGCCCCCGGGTTGTCACGCCGTCACAGGCGGCCTCCCTGCTGGCCGGGGTTCCGGAGCGGGTCACCCCGATCGGAGTCTTCCGCGACGAGCCCGTGGCCGACGCCATTGCCATTGCACGGGCCGCCGGGCTGGAATGGATCCAGCTGCACGGTGCCCGGTCGCGCGCGGACGTGGCAACAGTGCACGACGCCGGCATGAAGCTGGTCAGGGCCATCACCCTGGATGCCGGCCCGGATGAGCTCGAAGACTGGGGTGAGGACATGCTCCTCATTGATGCCGCCGTGCCAGGTTCCGGTGAGTCCTGGGACTACGCCTCCGTGGCAGCCCTTCCGGTGCTGCAGGGCCGCAGCTGGCTGCTCGCCGGCGGCCTCGAACCGGCCAATGTGGGTCAGGCATCAACGGCAGCACATGCCTGGGGCGTGGACGTCTCCTCCGGTGTGGAAGCGTCCCGCGGTGTGAAGGATCTGGCCAAGGTCCGCGCGTTCGTGCAGGCTGCCAAGGCCGCTGCCACGGTTTAG